One window of the Leucobacter komagatae genome contains the following:
- a CDS encoding siderophore ABC transporter substrate-binding protein, with amino-acid sequence MTLRTSRKPRLLGLAAIAASAALVLSACSSSPAEDAEAKPEAGSTVSITDNYGTVDVPVNPKTVVALDNHVFETLTEWDVKLAAAPKGIMGSVWPGYTDNEDVVDIGSHREPNLEAIVAAQPDLIIAGYRFGDSYEDIKKQNPDSVVIDIAPREGEDLMTELKRGNTILGQIFDHEDEAEATNEKLDDAIAGAKKAYNGTDTVMAVNTSGGKIGYLAPGVGRSVGPVFGALGLVPALEVEGASSDHQGDDISVEAIAASNPEWIIALDRDASFAPEEREEGSAPAAELIAGSEALKNVPAVTKGNIIYLDANFYLTEDIHAYTELFEQIQAAFAAA; translated from the coding sequence GTGACTCTCCGCACCTCTCGCAAGCCGCGCCTGCTCGGCCTCGCGGCAATCGCCGCCAGCGCCGCCCTCGTGCTCTCCGCCTGCAGCTCGTCGCCCGCCGAAGACGCCGAGGCGAAGCCCGAGGCAGGCTCGACCGTCTCGATCACCGACAACTACGGCACCGTCGACGTGCCCGTGAACCCCAAGACCGTTGTCGCGCTCGACAACCACGTCTTCGAGACGCTCACCGAGTGGGACGTCAAGCTTGCTGCCGCTCCGAAGGGCATCATGGGGTCGGTCTGGCCGGGCTACACCGACAACGAGGATGTCGTCGACATCGGCTCGCACCGCGAGCCGAACCTCGAGGCGATCGTCGCGGCACAGCCCGACCTCATCATCGCCGGCTACCGCTTCGGTGACTCGTACGAGGACATCAAGAAGCAGAACCCCGACTCGGTCGTCATCGATATCGCCCCGCGCGAGGGTGAAGACCTCATGACCGAGCTCAAGCGTGGCAACACGATCCTCGGCCAGATCTTCGACCACGAGGACGAGGCAGAGGCGACCAACGAGAAGCTCGACGATGCAATCGCCGGCGCGAAGAAGGCCTACAACGGCACCGATACCGTCATGGCCGTGAACACCTCGGGTGGCAAGATCGGCTACCTCGCTCCCGGAGTTGGCCGCTCGGTCGGCCCCGTGTTCGGTGCGCTCGGCCTCGTGCCCGCGCTCGAGGTGGAGGGCGCTTCGAGCGACCACCAGGGCGACGACATCTCGGTAGAGGCCATCGCCGCGTCGAACCCCGAGTGGATCATCGCGCTCGACCGTGACGCTTCGTTCGCTCCCGAAGAGCGCGAAGAGGGCTCGGCACCCGCGGCAGAGCTCATCGCCGGCTCGGAGGCGCTGAAGAACGTGCCCGCCGTGACCAAGGGCAACATCATCTACCTCGACGCGAACTTCTACCTCACCGAGGACATCCACGCGTACACCGAGCTGTTCGAGCAGATCCAGGCGGCATTCGCAGCAGCATGA
- the purL gene encoding phosphoribosylformylglycinamidine synthase subunit PurL, with protein sequence MTDFAASTIRPDTVADAAATPEKEQPYAALGLKPDEYDKIREILGRRPTSGELAMYSVMWSEHCSYKSSKIYLRQFGKKVNDKMRERLLVGMGENAGVIDVGEGLAVTFKVESHNHPSYIEPFQGAATGVGGIIRDIISMGARPVAVMDQLRFGAIDDPDTARVVHGVVSGISSYANCLGLPNLGGETVFDGVYQQNPLVNALGVGVLRHEDLHTANASGLGNKVVLFGARTGGDGIGGASILASDSFDEGGPTKRPAVQVGDPFAEKVLIECCLELFQGELVEGIQDLGAAGISCATSELAANGDGGMFIELDSVLLRDPSLTAEEILMSESQERMMAIVAPEKLDEFLAVTAKWDVETSVLGEVTDTNRLVINWRGEEIVNVDPSTVAVDGPVYERPVAYPTWIDALQADSVNAAGLARDEDGDALRAQLLAVSSSPNQADVSWVTNQYDYYVGGNTALSFPDGAGMIRVNEETGLGVAISTDANGRYCQLDPYAGAQLALGEAYRNVATSGAVPTAVTDCLNFGSPENPEVMWQFSQAVEGLSDACLELEVPVTGGNVSFYNQTGDTPIHPTPVVGVLGIIDDVARRIPSGWQDQGENLYLLGVTRDELDGSAWAEAVHSHLGGLPPKADLDAERTLAELLHAASQGGLLSAAVDLSEGGLAQAVVDGALRFGIGARVWITEIMERDGVDAVAALFSESQGRVLVAVPHEEDVKFRGLCEGRNYPVLKVGVTDLAGADAAIEVQDRFTLPLAELRASVEATLPAAFGPVIAE encoded by the coding sequence GTGACTGACTTCGCTGCCTCTACCATTCGCCCCGATACGGTCGCCGACGCGGCTGCCACCCCCGAGAAGGAACAGCCGTACGCGGCCCTCGGGCTCAAGCCAGACGAGTACGACAAGATCCGCGAGATTCTTGGCCGCCGCCCCACCTCGGGCGAGCTGGCGATGTACTCCGTCATGTGGTCCGAGCACTGCTCGTACAAGTCCTCGAAGATCTACCTGCGCCAGTTCGGCAAGAAGGTCAACGACAAGATGCGCGAGCGCCTGCTCGTCGGCATGGGCGAGAACGCAGGCGTCATCGACGTTGGCGAGGGTCTCGCCGTCACGTTCAAGGTGGAGAGCCACAACCACCCCTCATACATTGAGCCGTTCCAGGGCGCCGCGACCGGCGTCGGCGGCATCATCCGCGACATCATCTCGATGGGCGCCCGCCCCGTCGCGGTCATGGACCAGCTGCGGTTCGGCGCGATTGACGACCCCGACACCGCGCGCGTCGTGCACGGCGTCGTCTCGGGCATCTCGTCGTACGCGAACTGCCTCGGCCTTCCGAACCTCGGCGGCGAGACCGTGTTCGACGGCGTCTACCAACAGAACCCGCTCGTGAACGCACTCGGCGTCGGCGTGCTCCGCCACGAAGACCTCCACACCGCGAACGCCTCCGGCCTCGGCAACAAGGTTGTGCTCTTCGGCGCCCGCACCGGCGGCGACGGCATCGGCGGCGCGTCGATCCTCGCCTCCGATTCGTTCGATGAGGGCGGCCCCACGAAGCGCCCCGCCGTGCAGGTCGGCGATCCCTTCGCTGAGAAGGTACTCATCGAGTGCTGCCTCGAACTGTTCCAGGGCGAGCTCGTCGAGGGTATTCAGGATCTCGGCGCGGCCGGCATCTCGTGCGCGACAAGCGAGCTCGCGGCGAACGGTGACGGCGGCATGTTCATCGAGCTCGACAGCGTACTGCTGCGCGACCCGTCGCTCACGGCCGAGGAGATCCTCATGTCGGAGAGCCAGGAGCGCATGATGGCGATCGTCGCGCCCGAGAAGCTCGACGAGTTCCTCGCGGTGACCGCGAAGTGGGACGTTGAGACGAGCGTGCTCGGTGAGGTCACCGACACGAACCGCCTCGTCATCAACTGGCGCGGCGAGGAGATCGTGAACGTCGACCCCTCGACCGTCGCCGTTGACGGCCCCGTCTACGAGCGCCCCGTCGCCTACCCGACGTGGATCGACGCCCTTCAGGCAGACTCGGTCAACGCCGCGGGCCTCGCACGCGACGAAGACGGCGACGCGCTCCGCGCGCAGCTGCTCGCGGTCTCGTCGTCGCCGAACCAGGCTGACGTGTCGTGGGTCACGAACCAGTACGACTACTACGTCGGTGGCAACACCGCCCTGTCGTTCCCCGACGGCGCCGGCATGATTCGCGTGAACGAAGAGACCGGCCTCGGCGTCGCGATCTCGACCGACGCGAACGGCCGCTACTGCCAGCTCGACCCGTACGCTGGCGCGCAGCTCGCGCTCGGCGAGGCGTACCGCAACGTCGCCACCTCGGGCGCCGTGCCGACCGCAGTCACCGACTGCCTGAACTTCGGCAGCCCCGAGAACCCCGAGGTCATGTGGCAGTTCTCGCAGGCCGTTGAGGGCCTGTCTGACGCCTGCCTCGAGCTCGAGGTTCCCGTCACCGGCGGCAACGTGTCGTTCTACAACCAGACGGGCGATACCCCGATCCACCCGACTCCCGTTGTTGGCGTGCTCGGCATCATCGACGACGTCGCGCGCCGCATCCCCTCGGGCTGGCAGGATCAGGGCGAGAACCTCTACCTGCTCGGCGTGACCCGCGACGAGCTCGACGGCTCGGCCTGGGCTGAGGCCGTGCACTCGCACCTCGGCGGGCTTCCCCCGAAGGCTGACCTCGATGCTGAGCGCACGCTGGCCGAGCTGCTCCACGCGGCGAGTCAGGGCGGCCTGCTCTCGGCAGCGGTCGACCTGTCAGAGGGTGGCCTCGCGCAGGCCGTCGTCGACGGCGCACTCCGCTTCGGCATCGGCGCTCGCGTCTGGATCACCGAGATCATGGAGCGCGACGGCGTCGACGCTGTTGCCGCGCTCTTCTCGGAGTCGCAGGGCCGCGTGCTCGTCGCCGTTCCCCACGAGGAGGACGTGAAGTTCCGTGGCCTCTGCGAGGGGCGGAACTACCCCGTGCTCAAGGTCGGCGTCACCGACCTCGCGGGCGCGGACGCTGCGATCGAGGTTCAGGATCGCTTCACGCTCCCCCTCGCCGAGCTGCGTGCGTCGGTTGAGGCGACGCTGCCCGCGGCCTTCGGCCCGGTTATCGCGGAGTAA
- a CDS encoding ABC transporter ATP-binding protein, whose protein sequence is MIQLTSVGKDYAGKRVLGPIDLTIEPGGITALIGPNGAGKSTMLTIIGRLLGADAGTVTVGGLDVTQAKPKELAKVVSILRQENHFMARLTVRQLVTFGRFPHSAGRTTEADRRAIHAAIAFLDLAGMEDRFIDELSGGQRQRAFVAMVLAQDTDYVLLDEPLTGLDMRHAAGMMRQLRAAADALGKTIVLVVHDVNFASAYADRIIALADGELVASGTPDEIMTPEVLERVFGTEVEVIEHAGNKVAIYYRVD, encoded by the coding sequence TTGATCCAGCTCACCTCCGTCGGCAAAGACTACGCCGGCAAGCGCGTGCTCGGCCCGATCGACCTCACCATCGAGCCGGGCGGCATCACCGCGCTCATCGGGCCGAACGGCGCCGGTAAATCGACGATGCTCACGATCATCGGCAGGCTCCTCGGGGCCGACGCGGGCACCGTAACGGTTGGTGGCCTCGACGTGACGCAGGCGAAGCCGAAAGAACTGGCGAAGGTCGTGTCGATCCTGCGCCAGGAGAACCACTTCATGGCCCGCCTCACGGTGCGCCAACTCGTGACCTTCGGACGGTTCCCGCACTCGGCCGGGCGCACGACCGAGGCCGACCGGCGCGCGATCCACGCGGCAATCGCGTTCCTCGACCTCGCGGGGATGGAAGATCGCTTCATCGACGAGCTCTCTGGCGGCCAGCGCCAGCGCGCGTTCGTCGCGATGGTGCTCGCGCAGGATACCGACTACGTGCTGCTCGACGAACCGCTCACGGGCCTCGACATGCGGCACGCGGCGGGCATGATGCGGCAGCTGCGCGCCGCGGCCGACGCCCTCGGGAAGACGATCGTGCTCGTCGTGCACGACGTGAACTTCGCCTCCGCGTACGCCGATCGGATCATCGCCCTTGCTGACGGCGAGCTCGTCGCGTCGGGCACGCCAGACGAGATCATGACGCCCGAGGTGCTCGAACGCGTCTTCGGGACCGAGGTTGAGGTCATCGAGCACGCCGGCAACAAGGTGGCTATCTACTACCGGGTGGACTGA
- the purQ gene encoding phosphoribosylformylglycinamidine synthase subunit PurQ, protein MATRIGVVTFPGSLDDRDAQRAVRLIGAEPVALWHADHDLQDVDAIILPGGFSYGDYLRPGAIAALAPIMTEVIDAAGKGMPVLGICNGFQMLVEAHLLPGGLIRNAHQQFIRRDQRLVVENASTAWTSSFTQGQEIVIPLKNGDGGYIASDETLKQLEGDGLVAFRYAGINPNGSLNDIAGLTNERGNVVGLMPHPEHAIEAGFGPDTSAAMRSGVDGLAFFESALNAIAARV, encoded by the coding sequence ATGGCGACCCGCATCGGTGTAGTCACCTTCCCCGGCTCGCTCGACGACCGCGACGCGCAGCGCGCTGTTCGCCTCATCGGCGCCGAGCCCGTCGCGCTCTGGCACGCTGACCACGACCTGCAGGATGTCGACGCGATCATCCTCCCCGGCGGGTTCAGCTACGGCGACTACCTGCGCCCCGGCGCGATCGCGGCGCTCGCCCCGATCATGACCGAGGTTATCGACGCCGCTGGCAAGGGTATGCCCGTGCTCGGCATCTGCAACGGCTTCCAGATGCTCGTCGAGGCGCACCTGCTGCCCGGCGGCCTGATCCGCAACGCGCACCAGCAGTTCATCCGCCGCGACCAGCGCCTCGTCGTTGAGAACGCGTCGACCGCTTGGACCAGCTCGTTCACGCAGGGCCAGGAGATCGTCATCCCGCTGAAGAACGGCGACGGCGGCTACATCGCGAGCGACGAGACCCTGAAGCAGCTCGAGGGCGACGGCCTCGTCGCGTTCCGTTACGCGGGCATCAACCCGAACGGTTCGCTGAACGATATTGCTGGCCTCACCAACGAGCGTGGCAACGTCGTCGGCCTCATGCCGCACCCCGAGCACGCGATCGAGGCTGGCTTCGGGCCCGACACCTCGGCAGCGATGCGCTCGGGCGTCGACGGCCTCGCGTTCTTCGAGAGCGCACTGAACGCGATCGCGGCGCGCGTCTAA
- a CDS encoding iron chelate uptake ABC transporter family permease subunit — protein sequence MREPIQLSPEGELPIPPEPALPRWRQLLPIAIVFVVAILFAIAILTYANPAQPGSAGFWVIVRSRAASLGTIALVAVCQAVATVLFHTATSNRILTPSILGFDALYVLTQTALVYVFGTAATGLEGIPKILAQSGLMVIFATALYGWLFSGKRANLHLLLLVGVVLGIGFGSVSTFMQRMLTPSEFDVLSARLFGSIGNGNIEYLPFAATIALGILVFVWRRRRVYDVVALGRDAAVSLGVNYRREVVTILVLVAVLVSVSVTMVGPMTFYGFLVATLAYQFARNDSHAEIIPLAIGIGLVTLLGATFVLKHIFSAGGLVTVIIEFAGGLLFLIVLLRKGLR from the coding sequence GTGCGTGAACCCATCCAGCTCAGCCCCGAGGGCGAGCTCCCCATCCCACCCGAGCCTGCGCTTCCGCGCTGGCGTCAGCTCCTGCCGATCGCTATCGTCTTCGTGGTCGCAATTCTGTTCGCGATCGCGATCCTCACCTACGCGAACCCGGCGCAGCCTGGCAGCGCTGGCTTCTGGGTGATCGTTCGGTCGCGAGCGGCCTCGCTCGGCACGATCGCGCTCGTCGCGGTCTGCCAGGCAGTCGCGACGGTGCTCTTTCACACGGCGACGTCGAACCGGATCCTGACCCCGTCGATCCTCGGCTTCGATGCGCTCTACGTGCTCACCCAGACGGCGCTCGTGTACGTGTTTGGAACGGCCGCGACCGGGCTCGAGGGCATCCCGAAGATTCTCGCCCAGAGCGGGCTCATGGTTATCTTCGCGACGGCGCTCTACGGCTGGCTCTTCTCGGGCAAGCGAGCGAACCTGCACCTGCTGCTGCTCGTTGGCGTCGTGCTCGGCATCGGCTTTGGCTCCGTCTCAACGTTCATGCAGCGGATGCTCACGCCGAGCGAGTTCGACGTGCTCAGCGCGCGATTGTTCGGCAGCATCGGCAACGGCAACATCGAGTACCTTCCGTTCGCGGCAACCATCGCCCTCGGCATCCTCGTGTTCGTGTGGCGCCGCCGCAGGGTCTACGACGTCGTCGCGCTCGGCCGTGACGCGGCGGTGAGCCTCGGCGTGAACTACAGGCGCGAGGTGGTGACGATCCTCGTGCTCGTCGCCGTACTCGTCTCCGTCTCGGTCACGATGGTCGGCCCGATGACCTTCTACGGCTTCCTCGTCGCCACGCTCGCCTACCAGTTTGCGCGAAACGACTCGCACGCCGAGATCATTCCGCTCGCGATCGGCATCGGCCTCGTCACCCTGCTCGGGGCGACGTTCGTACTGAAACACATCTTCTCGGCGGGCGGCCTCGTGACCGTGATCATCGAGTTCGCTGGCGGCCTGCTCTTCCTCATCGTCCTGCTCAGAAAGGGGCTGCGTTGA
- the purS gene encoding phosphoribosylformylglycinamidine synthase subunit PurS has translation MPTIVVDVMPKAELLDPQGKATTGALERLGHGKFENVRIGKRFELTVQGEVTEDVLAEVRQMADEILSNSVIEDVVAISVDGVAVEAR, from the coding sequence TTGCCCACGATTGTTGTTGATGTCATGCCCAAGGCCGAACTCCTCGACCCCCAGGGTAAGGCGACGACGGGAGCGCTTGAGCGCCTCGGTCACGGCAAGTTTGAGAACGTCCGCATCGGAAAGCGCTTCGAGCTGACCGTGCAGGGCGAGGTCACCGAAGACGTGCTCGCAGAGGTTCGCCAGATGGCAGACGAGATCCTCTCGAACTCGGTCATCGAGGACGTTGTCGCGATCTCGGTTGACGGCGTCGCTGTCGAGGCGCGCTAA
- a CDS encoding ABC transporter permease codes for MNVNSTSAGNGGEGTPARESGRPRVRPVTPRASIDSALPDAGDEIAPEKRARVWPLALATLVVVGLLAASLFIGVYDITDGDLGAEMMWITRVPRTVALMLAGAAMAASGLVMQMLTQNRFVDATTSGTTEWASLGLLLTAIVAPSVGLVGRMVVSSLFAFIGAMAFMLILRRIVIRSTLVVPLIGIMLGAVISALTTFLAVQFNLLQMVGTWFMGSFTSVVRGRYEVLWIVAIVTLLVFLLADRITVAGLGREVATSVGMRYETILIAGTALVAVAAGVTTVVVGFLPFLGLVVPNVVATLRGDNVRSNLPWVCLGGIALVTVCDIIGRTIRMPFEIPVSMVLGMVGAVVFITILMRGRSRA; via the coding sequence ATGAACGTGAACAGCACGTCCGCCGGCAACGGCGGTGAAGGGACGCCCGCTCGAGAGAGCGGGCGTCCCCGCGTTCGCCCGGTTACACCGCGGGCGAGCATCGACTCAGCGCTGCCCGACGCCGGCGACGAGATCGCGCCGGAAAAGCGCGCCAGGGTGTGGCCGCTCGCACTCGCGACGCTCGTCGTCGTCGGGCTGCTCGCGGCGTCGCTGTTCATCGGCGTCTACGACATCACCGACGGTGACCTCGGCGCCGAAATGATGTGGATCACGCGCGTCCCGCGCACCGTCGCCCTCATGCTCGCTGGCGCCGCGATGGCTGCGAGCGGCCTCGTGATGCAGATGCTCACGCAGAACCGCTTCGTCGACGCGACCACTTCGGGCACCACCGAGTGGGCGTCGCTCGGCCTCCTCCTCACCGCCATCGTCGCCCCGAGCGTCGGGCTCGTCGGCCGCATGGTCGTGTCGAGCCTCTTCGCATTTATCGGCGCGATGGCGTTCATGCTCATCCTCCGCCGCATCGTCATCCGCTCGACGCTCGTCGTGCCGCTCATCGGCATCATGCTCGGCGCGGTCATCAGCGCCCTCACGACGTTCCTCGCAGTGCAGTTCAACCTGCTGCAGATGGTCGGCACCTGGTTCATGGGCAGCTTCACGAGCGTCGTCCGCGGCCGCTACGAGGTGCTCTGGATCGTCGCGATCGTCACGCTACTCGTCTTCCTCCTCGCCGATCGCATTACTGTCGCGGGCCTCGGGCGTGAGGTCGCAACGAGCGTCGGCATGCGGTACGAAACGATCCTCATCGCCGGTACCGCGCTCGTCGCCGTTGCCGCCGGTGTCACGACGGTCGTCGTCGGTTTCCTCCCGTTCCTAGGCCTTGTCGTTCCCAACGTCGTCGCGACGCTTCGCGGCGACAACGTCCGCAGCAACCTCCCGTGGGTGTGCCTGGGTGGCATCGCCCTCGTCACGGTCTGCGACATCATCGGGCGCACGATTCGAATGCCGTTTGAGATCCCTGTCTCGATGGTGCTCGGCATGGTCGGCGCCGTTGTTTTCATCACGATCCTGATGCGGGGGCGGTCGCGTGCGTGA
- a CDS encoding GNAT family N-acetyltransferase has translation MNAASNPLIRPILAAEYPAEVALLNAAYSAGPYAADLDGDPEWERSVNDTAGRDADGQVIVIEESGKLLGAASVLRPGTSHAKLAGEGEAELRLVAVDPGAQGRGIGEALVRAGLEVALGWGRSALRLDTGVRNPAQRLYARLGFKHTAELDAQRTSTGYGDSLTYRYALQERTDVRVRLIRAEEVPAVSALVLAAYRDDYAHLDPGYLAQIADVAARAEAHLVWVAEDVKTGELLGTVTTPRHRELLTEVSVPGEMDIRLLGVSQSARGRGIGELLTKHSMRLARIRGIDRLVLETSPLMEAAWRLYERLGFERLSERDRAITLASGDELRLLTYAHATGETA, from the coding sequence GTGAATGCTGCTTCCAACCCACTGATTCGCCCGATCCTGGCCGCTGAGTACCCCGCTGAGGTCGCGCTGCTGAACGCCGCCTACAGCGCTGGCCCGTATGCGGCCGACCTCGACGGCGACCCCGAGTGGGAGCGCTCGGTGAACGACACCGCGGGGCGCGACGCAGACGGCCAGGTCATCGTCATCGAGGAGAGCGGCAAGCTGCTCGGCGCGGCCTCGGTGCTGCGGCCAGGCACCTCGCACGCGAAGCTCGCGGGCGAGGGGGAGGCAGAGCTCAGGCTCGTCGCCGTCGACCCCGGCGCGCAGGGGCGAGGGATCGGTGAAGCGCTCGTGCGCGCGGGGCTCGAGGTTGCGCTCGGGTGGGGCCGGTCTGCCCTCCGCCTCGATACCGGGGTACGCAACCCGGCGCAGCGCCTCTACGCACGCCTGGGGTTCAAGCACACCGCCGAGCTCGACGCGCAGCGCACGAGCACCGGCTACGGCGATTCGCTCACCTACCGCTATGCCCTGCAAGAGCGCACTGACGTGCGAGTGCGCCTCATCCGGGCCGAGGAAGTTCCGGCCGTGAGTGCGCTGGTGCTCGCCGCCTACCGCGACGACTACGCGCACCTCGACCCCGGGTATCTCGCCCAGATCGCGGACGTGGCGGCGCGGGCCGAGGCGCACCTCGTGTGGGTCGCCGAGGATGTGAAGACTGGTGAGCTGCTTGGCACCGTCACGACGCCGCGACATCGCGAGCTGCTCACCGAGGTGTCAGTGCCCGGGGAGATGGACATCAGGCTGCTCGGAGTCTCGCAGAGCGCACGCGGCCGCGGCATCGGGGAGCTGCTGACGAAGCACAGCATGCGGCTCGCGAGGATCAGGGGCATCGACAGGCTCGTGCTCGAGACGAGCCCGCTCATGGAGGCCGCCTGGCGGCTGTACGAGCGGCTCGGGTTCGAGCGGCTTTCCGAGCGCGATCGCGCCATCACACTCGCGAGCGGTGATGAACTGCGGCTGCTCACGTACGCGCACGCGACGGGGGAGACCGCCTAA